A region of the Peredibacter starrii genome:
AGATTAATCACATTCGCTGATTTCGCATGATATGAGATTTGCTGAAGATCAATCTTCCAGGTTTTAAGCGCACGTTCCTGCACGAGAAAACGAAGGAAAGGATGAGTTGATTTCACACGGTAAGTTTGAAGAATATTAAAACTTGTTTCCCAATAACGTTTAACGGTACCGAAGTCCCAATAATCGACACCGTCCAGAAGAATGGCCGGAATGTCCTTCTTATCAAATGGGCACACTGACTCAAAGAACGGACTCACACCTGGAGTCTTGGTTAATTGTGCCAGGTCGATATAAGAAATACCTGTATAAGTTTCCACGCGGCTGTTAGGTGCGAGGTCTTTGTTCTTCACGATCTTCTTCACCAAACGATTCGCATCGATCTCTAGAGCGTTATAACCAAGTGAAGAATTCACCCAGTAACTAAACAGAACACCTGAATGCTTTTGATAAGGTTCCAAGATTTTAAAAAGGTGATCTTTCGACAGATAGAAAAACTGATCCGCATTTAAAACCAGAAGTTTTCCACGGTAATTAACTTTGGACGCTAGATTGTGGATGGCCCCACCAATGTCCAGAATCTCCGGCTTTTCCCAAAGGAAAGTCACACCTTCGAAGGCACTTTTCCCCTTACAGAAGGCCTCAATCTCCTCACCCATATAGTGAAGATTGATATAGATCTTCTCGATCCCTAAGCTTCGAGCGTAGGCCACTTGAAGTTCGAGTAGACTCTTTTCAAATACCGGCCAGAGAACTTTTGGTAATTTTTGTCCAATGGCACCCATGCGAGTGCCGAATCCTGCGGCGAGGATTAAGCAATGATCAATTCGCATAATAGTGCTGGTATAGTTTTTGTTTAAGATCAGCGTAACGAGGATTATCCATCATCACACGACGAATTTTTTCCATGGCAAAGCCAATGTACTTCAAATAACGATCGTCCTTACGCCAGTTATAGATATAGCAGAAGCTTCCCACCGCTTTAAACACACGCTGGATGGTCATGTCGTCATATAGCTCAAGAAACTGCTCATAAGTTTTCTGACCATGGATCGCAGGATCCAGATTGTCATAGTAATAACGCTTCAGAGATTCGCGATTTGATTGTTTTAAATCGTAGTAACAGTCTTCCAAGAGCGATACGAGATCGTATTGAGGAATACCCCAACGGGCGTCCTGGAAATCGATGAAGATGTAGTTATTGTCTTTCACCATAATGTTACGTGAGTGGAAATCACGGTGAGTGATCACCATTTTCTGATCGGCCAGACGCTTCATGATTGGGTCAAAAAGTTTTTCCAAATCCTGAATCAGGTTTTCATCTTCAATCTTATTGAAGAAATTCAGAAAGTACTTAAATGTAAAACGCGTTTCATCCATGTACTTCTGATAATCAAATTTCAACTGAAATAGATTTGGATTCTTAACCGCTCCTGCTGGAATTCTATGAAGTTCCAGAAGCTGGTCCACGATGGTTTTATAAACCGTGTATTCCTTCTCAGTCGACGTCATATCACTCAAATGAGTAAGAAGTGTCACGTTACCAAGATCTTCTTGAAGTGAGTAACCACGAGACAAGTTATGGTCTAAAATCGCAGGAACGCGAACTTTATTGGTGCCTAAAAATTGTTGAACCGAAAGGAAGGGATGCTTTTCCATCTCACCTTCAAACGGGTTATCCAGACAAACCACATAGCTCTTTTTGTCTGTGAATATGCGATAGTAACGACGAGTTGAAGCGTCCCCGGTCAGCTTATCAATTTCTTCCAGCTTCTCATTTTTGAGAATGTCTTTGTCCTGGGTCTTGTTAAATAACTCTTCGATAAAAAAGCGTTCTGCTTGTTCCGGTTTCATAGAACTCCGTCTCTAATACTATTAATGAATGTGTAAAAGTTTTTTGATGATGTCTTCTTTGCCAAAACGTCATCATCATCAGATGAGTTTTTAATCACGAAGGCCTTAAACAGGGCCTCTTCGCGGTTAATTAAATTGGCATCTCCAACCTGGAGAATAAAGTCTGCAGTATTTCGGTTTTGGGTCTGAAGCCACGAGAGATAGTACTCTCCATCATATCCACTTCTGACCGTCAGATAGTGGGCCCACTTATGGACCTCCATCTTTTCTTCTAGTTCAAGACGGTTTAAAGAAAGCATACGCTCCAGAGGAATATAGCCCACAGGAATGATTGTTTGTTTTGGATAAATCAATCGTTCACTACGAACAAGTTCAAACGACAGAATGCTTACGAGCATGCTTTCGTGCTTGATGTACTTTGAGATGAGACCACGAGAAAGAAACAACTCTCCCTTAGGCAGTGAAAAGTGTAACGGCGATTCTGAATCCAGAATGGTCACATTGGCGGTTTTTAGTTCTTTGAAAAAGATCTCGTTGGTCGAAATAATTTCGCTTACCAAAGAATCGAGATAGCGTTTAGTGACATGGCCCTGAGACAAGGTCTTAGCTCCTGGAGTGGCCAGGAAAGGCGTCTTTAAAGAGGCCAGGTGATCTTTGTAGTCCTTCTCTGACATTTCACTGTAAGCGTTCTTAACGATGGATCCGCCCTTAGAATCTTTAATGGGGATTCGTACAGTGGAGCAAGAAGCTACAAGAAGAAACAGGAAAAAATAATAAACCCCCGCTTTCAGCGAGGGTCTATGAGTGTGATTTGAATAGTGGAGATTAAATACCTGAAGCGACTTCACGACCGTTTTCTAAATAATAAATTGTGAAGCCAGAATAGATCTTATTTGGGTCTTTGATAAGAGGACGATTGTTGTCCCAGATAAGTTTCCATTTTTTTGTAGTGGCATAAACGTTATGTGAAATACCACCCAGAGTATCACCAGTGCGGATTAAGTAAGGAAGACCCTGTGGGTTCCATACGAATTCTTCAGCTGGGGCCATATAGTTAAGAGTCATACCTTCTCTTAGACCTGTAGAACCTTTAAGAGCACCTGCGTTTGTTGTAGCAAGTTCTTTCCATTTACCGTAATCGCCATAAAGTTTGAAAGCGATCATCATAAGAGTTTCATTTTTTTGTACTGTGTATTGTTTCATTGTGCCTGAATCAGACATTGAAACTACCGGAGTCGTACCAGCATCTGCTGCTGATAAATCAGGAGTGGCCTCTTCAACAATTGCAGAGTCTGCAACGATTGGCTCTTCAGTTACACCGGCCATATCAGGTTCAGCAGAATCTGCTGCTGCCATATCAGCTGCCGCGGCATCCGCGTCTGTAGCATCGTCTGCTAGTGATGTATCTGTTGCTTCAGCAGTTGCCTGCTCATCTGTAGGATTTTCAATGAACTCATCTGCATCAGATAGTTCGATCTGTGGGGTTTCTTCCGTAACTTTTTGTGCTGATTTCGAACCAGAACACGATACTAAGCTTAAACTTAGCAATACCAACCATGCCGTAGACTTCATAATCACTCCTCGATTAATGACACACAGATAAAGTGTATTATATCTGGAATTCCAGGGGCAGGTGGAAAAAATTGCTAACTAAGTCCTTAGAAATAGAAAAACATATCTTTCTGGTCAATTGAATCCCAGATACGTTTTACCAAGCGATCGAAGTGTTCTTCGTTATCTAAGAAGTCTAATTCATCAGTATCTACAATCAAGGATTTACCTAAATTATAGTTGTTGTACCAATCATCATAATATTTGTTAAGACTAGTAAGGTACTCAACTGGAATTGCTTGCTCATAGTCACGGCCACGTTGTTTGATACGCTCTTGAAGCTTAGGCACTGAACGGCGTAGGAAAATCATTAGCGTCGGAGGACTCAAGAACTGAATCATTGAATCGTAAAGCGTGCGGTAGTTATTGTAGTCACGATCATCCAACTTCCCTTGCTCATGAAGAGAACGGGCGAAGATGTTGGCATCTTCATAGATAGAACGATCTTGAACCGAACTAGCAGGAAGAGCTTCAATCTCACGGTGAGTGTTGAAACGGTGATTTAAAAAATACACTTGAAGTGGAAATGACCAACGAGACATGTCTGCATAGAAGTCTGATAGGTAAGGATTGTCTTGAACAGATTCAAAATGTGGCTTCCAACCCAGACGTTCAGAAAGTTTCTTTGTAAGAGTGGTCTTACCGCTACCAATGTTTCCCGCCACTACAACGAACATAGGATTAGCAGCGCTGCTAAGGCGATGATAGGCCATCTCTGACATGAAGTTCTCCTGAATATGCATAGAGTAAAAGGTTAATATGAATCTTGTAAGAAATCTTGACTCAATTGATCAATTTATAATTTTTTATCATTCATTCACAAAGCTGCGTTAATTACCTAGAATAAAAAGCTGAATGAAGTATTTCAGTGTGATTTTTGTTTATTTACTCTTAGTTATGAGCGGATCTGTGTTCGCGCAATCTCTCGTGGAAGACGCAAATTTATCTACGCCAACCGAAAATGGTGAGAATACTTTCACTGAAACAATAAAAATTATTTCAAGTTCCAAGAAAATTTTCATTTTAACCAACAACAATCAGCAACTCGGACCGGGAGATTTTGTTTCTCTAGCTCTGGATAACAATCTTGCTGCACGAGCAGTGGTTGCGAAGACTCACCAAGGACAAGTTGGAATCAAGATTCTAAAAATCTATTCTCTTACTCAGTGGGGCCGCCTTCGTCGTGATCAAGAAGTTCAAATCATTAAAGGTGATGATTCGATGTTTGGTAAAAAAGCTGCACCAGTTGTTGATGAGAGTGCCACTGCTAAAATTAAATCAGAAGATGATCTTTATACCGGTGACGTTGTTGTAGATGATGAGATTGGTGTTTTTGAAGACAACAAGAACCGTCATATCAAGCCGGATAACTTAGTCGCCCTGACCGGTGCTTTCCTGGAAGCTTCGGAAGTTGAATCAAAAGGCGGAAAAGTTCGCGCCAATGAATTTGGTATTTCATGGGCCTATCAATTTTCGGACAACTACTTTATTGAAGGTCTCTATGGTCGTGCCATGATTGATGACTTTCCGGCCGGCGGTGTTCAGACTCTTGTGAACCACATGACCGCTCGCTTGAAGTATAACTTCAAGGGACCGCTCTACACTTTCTTCATGCCGTATATCGGTTACCATACTTATACTGTTTCAAGTCCTGACGCCGGAAACGGAACAAGCTCAACTGCTAACGCTGAAGAATTAGACGCCATCAATAAACTAAAAAAATCCGGACCGGTTTTCGGTGTGACAGCACTTCGTCGATTGGTTCCCGGTTGGTTTATTAAAGCAGATCTTGGCTCCGACATTATCAACGTAGGGTTTGCCATTGAATTTTAAACTTCTGCTTCTCATGTTGGTGCTAACAGGTTGTGGAGTTAAGGGTGACCCAACTTCACCTAAGGATGAGCGTCTTCCATCTCTCATGGATAACTATCCCGACATTAATTTGCAGCAGCCAATCAACGAAACCAAACCCATGGGCAATTCGAAACGGAAGCGCTGATGTCACTCATCATTGCGACCGGCTCAAATATTGGCGATTCTCTTCAACATCTTGAAGAGGCCAAACAGATTCTCGCACAAAAATTTACCCTCATTGCCGCCAGTCGAGTTTATGTTTCAAAAGCAGTTGATTATGAAAATCAGCCTGATTTTTTTAATCAAGTTCTCGAGTTCCGCATCCCTGCGTTAAGCCCGCACCAAGTCATGCAGGAATTATTAAATTTGGAAAAGTCGTTAGGAAGAAACCGAAATATTCCGAAAGGTCCTCGCACAATCGACTTAGATATTATTTTTTGGGGACTAGATACTGTAAATGAACCTGCGTTAACCATCCCTCATCCTCGTTGGAACGAGCGAAGCTTTGTGGTTAGACCTCTTCAGGAATTGCCGTTCTTTCAAACAATTGAAAAATGTTTTACAATTCCTAAGTCATTCAATGTAGATGCCTCTCCCATCTAAGTTTTTAATCAAGGATTAGATTATGGACTTTTCACTGACGCCTGAGCAGCGAGAAATTCGAGAACTCGCTCTGAAATTCGCCCGCAATGAAATGATTCCGCATGCCCAAGAATTTGATGAACAAGGCAAGTTTCCTGCTGACATTTTTAAGAAAGCTTGGGAACTTGGTTTAGTAAACACTTGTATACCGGCCGAGTATGGTGGTGCTGGATTCACTTCGGTTGACGGGGTGATTATCTCAGAGGCCCTGGCCTACGGTTGTATGGGAATGAACACTTCCTTCATGGCCAATGACCTCGCTTTATTGCCAATCGTAATTGGTGGCAGTGATGCTCAAAAGAAGAAATTCCTCACTCCCTTCACTCAAGAGTTTAAAATCGCCTCTTTCTGTTTGACTGAGCCCGGTAATGGTTCAGACGCTGGTGGAATTAAAACCACCATCAAAGATGGTGGTGATCACTGGATAGTTAACGGTGAGAAAATGTGGATCACCAATGCCGGATACGCCGATCTCTTCGTGGTGTACGGAACCATTGATCCAAATTTAAAGCATAAAGGCATTTCTGCTCTGGTGGTTGACCCAAAATCTCCGGGGATTGAAATTGGTAAGAAAGAAGACAAGATGGGTCACCGCTCATCAGATACTCGAGGCGTACGTTTCAATAACGTAAAGGTCCCGAAAGAAGACATGCTGGGTAAACCAGGCGAAGGTTGGACCATCGCCATGAACACTCTCGATCATTCTCGCCCATTAGTGGCATCGTCAGCACTTGGGGGTGCTCAACGCGCACTTGATCTTTCAGTTCAATACTCGAAAGAGCGCACGCAATTCGGAGTACCGATTGCAAAGCATCAGGCCATTCAGTTCATGATTGCTGAAATGGGAATGAAAGTTGAAGCGGCAAGACTTCTGGTTCACAAGGCCGCATGGCTCTGTGATCAAGGAATGAAAAATACCGAAATCGCCTCTTACGCCAAAGCGTTTGCTTCCGACTCTTGTATGCAAATTACGACAGACGCGGTACAAATTTATGGTGGCTACGGCTATTCAAAAGAATACCCAGTTGAGAAACTCATGAGAGACGCGAAACTCATTCAGATTTATGAAGGGACCTCACAGATCCAGCGTCTCGTGATGGCCCGTGAACTTTTGAAATAATTTCTAGTTCTAGAAAGGAGATACTATGAATATTTTTGTGTGCGTGAAGCAAGTTCCAGACACAGAAACAAAAATCACTCCAACAGGTGATGGTAGTTTCATTGAAACAGCTTCTATTAAGTGGATCATGAACCCTTATGATGAATTTGCTGTAGAGCAAGCTCTATTGATTAAGCAATCTAATCCTGCTGCTAACGTAACTGTAGTTCGCGTTGGTTCAGTAAAAGATACAGAAGCTCTTCGTACGGCGATGGCAATGGGTGCAGACGATGCGGCCCTTGTTGAGGCCAACGACAGCCTGGATTCTCACTCAATCGCGAAGGCCCTTAAAGGTGCCATCGAGAAAACTGGTAAGAAGCCGGACATCATCCTTGCTGGTAAACAAGCAATCGATGACGATGCTCTTCAAGTTCCACAAATTCTTGCTGAGATGCTTGGTCTTCCTTCAGTTTCAGTTATCGTTGGTTTCGAACTTAACGGTACGACTGTAAAAGTTAAGCGCGAAGTTGAAGGTGGTGCTCTGGAAGTTTACGAAGTAAACACTCCGGTAGTGCTTGCTTGTAACAAAGGTCTTAACACTCCAAGATACGCTTCTCTTCCAGGAATCATGAAAGCGAAGAAAAAACCAATGGCACAGTATTCACTTGCTGACGTTGGTGTTTCTGATGCTGACAGACGTGTGAAGTATTCTCAATTCCGTCTTCCTCCTGAGAAACCAGCTGGTAAGAAGTTTGACGCTACAGATGCAGCAAAACAAAAAGAAGTTGTTGCTCAGGTCGTAGGTCTTCTTCGCACAGAAGCGAAAGTAATTTAATTTTTAAAGGATATATATATGGCAAACGTATTAGTCTTCACTGAACTTCATGATGGTCACGTTAAACCTGTGACACTAGAAATTCTTGGAAAGCTTGCTGGTCAATCTGCTGACGTTGCAGTGATCGGTGATATCGGTGCTGATCAAGTTGCAGAACTTGCTAAATTCGGTGCTCAAAACGTTCACAAGATCAAAGGTGCTAACCTGGATAAATATTCTCCAGAAGGTTACACTAACGCTCTAGCTGATTTCATCAAATCTAAATCATATGACTATGTTTTCGCTGGTGCTACTTCTATGGGTAAGGACTTCCTTCCTCGTCTAGCTTCTAAGTTTGATGCTGGTCTAGCTTCAGACGTTACGAACTTCACAATGGATGGCGGTGTATTCGCTGGAACACGTCCTTTCTTCTCTGGTAAGTGTCTTGCTAAAGTTGAAATCACAGGTCCAAAGCCTCACTTCGTATCAATTCGTCCAAACGCTCTTGGCATGACAGCTAATCCAACTGCTGGTGCTGGTGCCGCTGCAGACGCTGCTGGTAACGCTGGCGAAATCCGCGCGATGATTAAAGAAATCGTTAAAGCAGCTTCTACGAAGACTGACTTAACTGAAGCCAACATCATCGTAACTGGTGGCCGTGCGATGAAGAACGCTGAAAACTTCAAAATTCTTGAGCAAATGGCAGACGTGCTAGGTGCAACTGTTGGTGCTTCACGTGCCGCTGTTGACTCTGGTTTCGCTCCACACGCTATGCAAGTAGGTCAGACAGGTAAAACTGTTGCTCCTTCTCTTTATATCGCTTGTGGTGTTTCTGGTGCTATCCAGCACTTGGCCGGTATGAGAACTTCAAAAGTTATCGTAGCGATCAATACAGATCCAGATGCTCCAATCTTTACTAAAGCTGACTACGGTATCGTAGGCGATCTATTCCAGATCGTTCCTGTGATGACTGAAGAGTTCAAGAAGCTTCTAGGAAAGTAATACTTGCTACTTCAACGATTGGCCGGCCTTTTGGCCGGCTTTCTTTATAAGATCTACGCTTCAACTTTTCGCTACGAACTTTCTTTTGAAGATCCCGCTGATAAAAAGGCCTTATTCGAAGACCTAGCGACGTTAGATGCTAATCCAGGCAGAAACCTGATCTATGCTTGTTTTCATCAGGATGATCTTTCCTGCCTTCCCTATTTTTCTTATAAAAACATCTGCATCCTGATCTCTAATTCTAAAGACGGCCAGATTCTTGCCAGTGCTGTGGAACATATGGGTTATCAGACTGTGCGTGGTTCATCACATCGTGGCGGGGTTGCTGGGCTACTCGCCGGTATGAGAAAAGTGATTGATGGCCATAAGATGACGATTGCCGTGGATGGACCACGTGGACCCATCTATAAGGTGAAAGAAGGTATTACGGCCGTTTCTGATAAATCAAAACGACCAATTGTGCCTGTACGTGGATATCCGAAATGGAAATTTGTTTTTAAGAAGAGCTGGAACAAAGCAACTTTGCCCCTGCCTTTCACAAAAATCCAACTTCACATTGGTAAAATTGGTTTCTATTCAACACAGGGGCTTGAAGACAAGATGAAGTCTTTATAGACCTAGTTCGAATTCTGCCATGAAGTTACCAGTAGTCGATTCACAAGCATTAGCGAACTTATCATTGAATCTAAGCGCGAAATAGTAATCGTATTTTGAGATGTACATGAAGCCCGCCTCAAAAGTTGGATCAACTTCCAGCTTGAGTGCCTGACATTCTTCCCCACCGATCATTTGAGACTCAAGAAACTTGATCTCACGAGTAGCACGAATTCTTTCAAAACGAGCACGGTACTCACAACCTTTATCATCTGTTGAAACAAGATTAACGATGGCGAAGTTAAGATCACGATCAACACCCAGGTGACCAAACTTCAAATTGAGATCTGTAAGACGTTCAGGAGCAGGGGCCTTATCGCGGAAACTCTTACATGAAAAATTTGTGAATTTAGCACGGTATTTTTCAGCAGTTGGTGCACCAACATCTGCGAAAGCACTTGAAAGAGAAAGAGCTGTTAGAGCGAGAGCGATGAACTTTAACATAAGCATCCTTTGAGCGAGTTTTACCTCTTATAAAGGAGCATGTTTGGGCCGGCAAACAGGTTACTTAGATCGTGAAATCATTCCGTTTCTTAAAGTGAACACCAAATAAGAAGGCCGGTCTTACGACCGGCCCCTATCCA
Encoded here:
- a CDS encoding nucleotidyltransferase family protein, whose amino-acid sequence is MRIDHCLILAAGFGTRMGAIGQKLPKVLWPVFEKSLLELQVAYARSLGIEKIYINLHYMGEEIEAFCKGKSAFEGVTFLWEKPEILDIGGAIHNLASKVNYRGKLLVLNADQFFYLSKDHLFKILEPYQKHSGVLFSYWVNSSLGYNALEIDANRLVKKIVKNKDLAPNSRVETYTGISYIDLAQLTKTPGVSPFFESVCPFDKKDIPAILLDGVDYWDFGTVKRYWETSFNILQTYRVKSTHPFLRFLVQERALKTWKIDLQQISYHAKSANVINLNADGEARDLGPSIILAGQNVTKRNVPMVWWNDLNEEVK
- a CDS encoding aminoglycoside phosphotransferase family protein, translated to MKPEQAERFFIEELFNKTQDKDILKNEKLEEIDKLTGDASTRRYYRIFTDKKSYVVCLDNPFEGEMEKHPFLSVQQFLGTNKVRVPAILDHNLSRGYSLQEDLGNVTLLTHLSDMTSTEKEYTVYKTIVDQLLELHRIPAGAVKNPNLFQLKFDYQKYMDETRFTFKYFLNFFNKIEDENLIQDLEKLFDPIMKRLADQKMVITHRDFHSRNIMVKDNNYIFIDFQDARWGIPQYDLVSLLEDCYYDLKQSNRESLKRYYYDNLDPAIHGQKTYEQFLELYDDMTIQRVFKAVGSFCYIYNWRKDDRYLKYIGFAMEKIRRVMMDNPRYADLKQKLYQHYYAN
- a CDS encoding LysM peptidoglycan-binding domain-containing protein codes for the protein MKSTAWLVLLSLSLVSCSGSKSAQKVTEETPQIELSDADEFIENPTDEQATAEATDTSLADDATDADAAAADMAAADSAEPDMAGVTEEPIVADSAIVEEATPDLSAADAGTTPVVSMSDSGTMKQYTVQKNETLMMIAFKLYGDYGKWKELATTNAGALKGSTGLREGMTLNYMAPAEEFVWNPQGLPYLIRTGDTLGGISHNVYATTKKWKLIWDNNRPLIKDPNKIYSGFTIYYLENGREVASGI
- a CDS encoding deoxynucleoside kinase; this encodes MSEMAYHRLSSAANPMFVVVAGNIGSGKTTLTKKLSERLGWKPHFESVQDNPYLSDFYADMSRWSFPLQVYFLNHRFNTHREIEALPASSVQDRSIYEDANIFARSLHEQGKLDDRDYNNYRTLYDSMIQFLSPPTLMIFLRRSVPKLQERIKQRGRDYEQAIPVEYLTSLNKYYDDWYNNYNLGKSLIVDTDELDFLDNEEHFDRLVKRIWDSIDQKDMFFYF
- the folK gene encoding 2-amino-4-hydroxy-6-hydroxymethyldihydropteridine diphosphokinase gives rise to the protein MSLIIATGSNIGDSLQHLEEAKQILAQKFTLIAASRVYVSKAVDYENQPDFFNQVLEFRIPALSPHQVMQELLNLEKSLGRNRNIPKGPRTIDLDIIFWGLDTVNEPALTIPHPRWNERSFVVRPLQELPFFQTIEKCFTIPKSFNVDASPI
- a CDS encoding acyl-CoA dehydrogenase family protein produces the protein MDFSLTPEQREIRELALKFARNEMIPHAQEFDEQGKFPADIFKKAWELGLVNTCIPAEYGGAGFTSVDGVIISEALAYGCMGMNTSFMANDLALLPIVIGGSDAQKKKFLTPFTQEFKIASFCLTEPGNGSDAGGIKTTIKDGGDHWIVNGEKMWITNAGYADLFVVYGTIDPNLKHKGISALVVDPKSPGIEIGKKEDKMGHRSSDTRGVRFNNVKVPKEDMLGKPGEGWTIAMNTLDHSRPLVASSALGGAQRALDLSVQYSKERTQFGVPIAKHQAIQFMIAEMGMKVEAARLLVHKAAWLCDQGMKNTEIASYAKAFASDSCMQITTDAVQIYGGYGYSKEYPVEKLMRDAKLIQIYEGTSQIQRLVMARELLK
- a CDS encoding electron transfer flavoprotein subunit beta/FixA family protein, which gives rise to MNIFVCVKQVPDTETKITPTGDGSFIETASIKWIMNPYDEFAVEQALLIKQSNPAANVTVVRVGSVKDTEALRTAMAMGADDAALVEANDSLDSHSIAKALKGAIEKTGKKPDIILAGKQAIDDDALQVPQILAEMLGLPSVSVIVGFELNGTTVKVKREVEGGALEVYEVNTPVVLACNKGLNTPRYASLPGIMKAKKKPMAQYSLADVGVSDADRRVKYSQFRLPPEKPAGKKFDATDAAKQKEVVAQVVGLLRTEAKVI
- a CDS encoding electron transfer flavoprotein subunit alpha/FixB family protein, with the protein product MANVLVFTELHDGHVKPVTLEILGKLAGQSADVAVIGDIGADQVAELAKFGAQNVHKIKGANLDKYSPEGYTNALADFIKSKSYDYVFAGATSMGKDFLPRLASKFDAGLASDVTNFTMDGGVFAGTRPFFSGKCLAKVEITGPKPHFVSIRPNALGMTANPTAGAGAAADAAGNAGEIRAMIKEIVKAASTKTDLTEANIIVTGGRAMKNAENFKILEQMADVLGATVGASRAAVDSGFAPHAMQVGQTGKTVAPSLYIACGVSGAIQHLAGMRTSKVIVAINTDPDAPIFTKADYGIVGDLFQIVPVMTEEFKKLLGK
- a CDS encoding lysophospholipid acyltransferase family protein, giving the protein MLLQRLAGLLAGFLYKIYASTFRYELSFEDPADKKALFEDLATLDANPGRNLIYACFHQDDLSCLPYFSYKNICILISNSKDGQILASAVEHMGYQTVRGSSHRGGVAGLLAGMRKVIDGHKMTIAVDGPRGPIYKVKEGITAVSDKSKRPIVPVRGYPKWKFVFKKSWNKATLPLPFTKIQLHIGKIGFYSTQGLEDKMKSL